A region from the Candidatus Binatia bacterium genome encodes:
- a CDS encoding class I SAM-dependent methyltransferase, with amino-acid sequence MGWFRRRSSQPAPEPLAAQSGDGWGPTFWPDLEELIPPRDLWVGPQDPVSHFLRWAWEYRSYLVLLCGLRAGSSVLEVGCNHGRTMLGLVDLLQPPGRYEGLDILPTQIEFARREIQSRYPHLRFTVADIFNGTYNPGGAIPADQYVFPYEDATFDMAYAASVFTHLTPNTALNYLQQTRRVLRPGGKCLYSFFILDRYEGKGTSACELYEFEHPLEDERGVAVHDPEFPENVIAFSRERIDELAAQAGLEVERILPGFWTATQEPVTSEQDLVLFRAR; translated from the coding sequence ATGGGATGGTTCCGACGACGTAGTTCCCAACCGGCGCCGGAGCCGCTAGCGGCGCAAAGCGGCGACGGCTGGGGCCCTACCTTCTGGCCCGACCTCGAGGAACTCATACCGCCGCGTGACCTGTGGGTGGGCCCCCAGGATCCCGTCTCCCATTTCCTGCGGTGGGCCTGGGAGTACCGGTCGTACCTCGTCCTCTTGTGCGGACTCCGGGCCGGCTCCAGCGTCCTCGAGGTCGGCTGCAACCACGGCCGCACGATGCTCGGGCTTGTCGACCTGCTCCAGCCACCTGGCCGCTACGAGGGCCTCGACATCCTGCCGACGCAGATCGAGTTCGCGCGGAGGGAGATCCAGAGCCGCTACCCACACCTCCGATTCACGGTGGCCGACATCTTCAACGGGACTTACAACCCTGGCGGCGCTATTCCGGCCGACCAGTACGTCTTTCCCTACGAAGACGCGACCTTCGACATGGCGTACGCGGCGTCGGTGTTCACCCACCTCACGCCCAACACCGCCCTGAACTACCTTCAGCAGACGCGCCGCGTCCTGCGCCCGGGCGGCAAGTGCCTGTACAGCTTCTTCATTCTCGATCGCTACGAGGGCAAGGGAACGTCAGCGTGCGAGCTCTATGAGTTTGAGCACCCACTCGAAGACGAGCGCGGCGTCGCCGTGCACGACCCCGAATTCCCCGAGAACGTCATCGCGTTTTCACGCGAACGGATCGATGAACTGGCGGCCCAGGCGGGACTCGAAGTGGAGCGGATTCTCCCCGGGTTCTGGACAGCAACTCAAGAGCCGGTCACGAGCGAGCAGGACCTCGTTCTGTTCCGCGCCCGGTAG